A single window of Ovis canadensis isolate MfBH-ARS-UI-01 breed Bighorn chromosome 15, ARS-UI_OviCan_v2, whole genome shotgun sequence DNA harbors:
- the SELENOH gene encoding selenoprotein H: protein MASRGRKRKAEAALAAAAEKREKPAGSREGEVAGPSVVIEHCTSURVYGRNAAALSQALRLQAPELAVKVNPSRPRRGSFEVTLLRADGSSAELWTGLKKGPPRKLKFPEPHVVLEELKKYLS, encoded by the exons ATGGCGTCCCGCGGGAGGAAGCGGAAGGCCGAGGCGGCGCTGGCCGCTGCGGCCGAGAAGCGGGAGAAGCCGGCCGGCAGCCGGGAGGGGGAAGTGGCGGGGCCGAGCGTCGTCATCGAGCACTG CACGAGCTGACGAGTCTACGGGCGCAACGCCGCGGCCCTGAGCCAGGCGCTGCGCCTGCAGGCCCCCGAGCTGGCGGTGAAGGTGAACCCCTCCAGGCCGCGGAGGGGCAGCTTCGAGGTGACGCTGCTGCGCGCCGACGGCAGCA GCGCGGAGCTCTGGACGGGTCTTAAGAAGGGGCCCCCACGCAAACTCAAGTTTCCGGAGCCTCAcgtggtgctggaggagctgaagAAGTACCTTTCGTAG
- the BTBD18 gene encoding BTB/POZ domain-containing protein 18: MCSPASPKILYRNPRFLRLAFLQLYHQQQSGVFCDVLLQAEGEAVPAHCCILSACSPFFTERLEREKPAQGRKVVLELGGLKIRTLRKLVDFLYTSEMELSGEEAQDVLSAARQLRVSELESLQLEGGKLVKAPQGRRLNRECLQPPSPAPISARVVASSRRPRASLPVTQAPCPLGAARLKSSGKEEGPLEKNHRQNPENSSGTLLLKRKARACPAPQETVASPSSHGQGPKENRSDRTLGPVALSPPSLYPSVDERLLPRKIKLSRSKPSPDVCTSKPASLLSGASSVPTAPGRRLWRQKSTNKEAPEDKQKTGRASPLGSSPSASGLGKTGGNKKRSPEARAPHPDSAEEGQVGRVKLRKIVNGTCWEVVQEPPLRISQDSPQIPELKDSGELLGTQPSPGKELDLSSARTSLCEDSPVCPRLQDILLSAGRSPDHPVEKSEFGSSPELVGKEPGLDMDCRESYTFNPALLGQPCEAEEYRITSAAATSELEEILDFMLCGSDIEPPMESLESPRAEGCRTPSYHLTETGKTWIEGEEWCLPDVELWPRELTGLEKEPLCENKGPAEPFSPLDLPSENKEPAEPFSPLVMPSEVSEGEVFSVGGSWTPDLEISSSQPLEGQRDKLLHMDSLDPPQRSYGDLSPPCSNWVDAGLEVSLSMDEVLYPAPEAGKEGSGSSEWAGPLPASPEEEIDVGSLSEGILPTNILCVWPDPSSESETEVDILT, translated from the coding sequence GTGAGGCAGTCCCAGCCCATTGCTGCATCCTGTCAGCCTGCAGCCCCTTCTTCACAGAGCGCCTGGAGCGGGAGAAGCCAGCCCAGGGTCGGAAGGTGGTGCTTGAGCTGGGGGGCCTGAAGATCAGGACCCTGCGGAAGCTGGTGGACTTCCTCTACACCTCCGAGATGGAATTATCTGGGGAAGAAGCCCAGGATGTGCTTTCCGCAGCCCGCCAGCTCCGTGTGTCTGAGCTCGAATCCCTCCAGCTAGAGGGTGGGAAGCTGGTGAAGGCCCCTCAGGGTCGAAGGCTGAACAGGGAGTGCCTGCAACCTCCCAGCCCTGCACCAATCTCTGCCAGGGTGGTGGCTTCCAGCCGCCGACCTCGAGCCTCCCTGCCTGTCACCCAGGCGCCCTGTCCTCTCGGGGCAGCGAGACTGAAGTCctcggggaaggaggaggggcccctggagaagaaccACCGACAGAACCCAGAGAACTCATCTGGCACTCTCCTACTCAAGAGGAAGGCCAGGGCCTGCCCAGCTCCACAAGAAACAGTTGCTTCACCATCGAGCCATGGTCAGGGACCTAAAGAGAACAGGAGTGACCGCACCCTCGGTCCTGTCGCACTCTCCCCACCCAGCTTGTACCCCTCCGTCGACGAGCGACTCCTACCCAGGAAGATCAAGCTGAGCCGCTCAAAGCCATCTCCCGATGTCTGTACATCcaagcctgccagcctcctcagtGGAGCCAGCTCAGTGCCCACAGCCCCTGGCCGGCGTCTGTGGCGGCAGAAGAGTACAAATAAAGAAGCACCCGAGGACAAGCAGAAAACAGGGCGAGCCAGTCCCCTCGGGAGCAGCCCAAGCGCATCGGGTCTTGGGAAGACAGGTGGGAACAAGAAGAGGAGCCCCGAAGCCAGGGCCCCGCACCCGGACTCTGCAGAGGAGGGGCAGGTTGGGAGAGTGAAGCTTCGCAAGATTGTCAACGGGACCTGCTGGGAGGTGGTTCAGGAGCCTCCCCTCAGAATCTCTCAAGATAGCCCTCAAATCCCAGAACTCAAAGACTCAGGAGAGCTTCTGGGGACACAGCCATCCCCAGGTAAGGAGCTGGACCTGTCGTCCGCGAGAACAAGCCTGTGTGAGGACTCACCCGTGTGCCCCAGGCTACAAGACATTTTGCTCTCTGCGGGCCGCTCCCCAGACCACCCAGTGGAGAAGTCCGAGTTTGGGTCCAGCCCAGAGCTGGTAGGGAAGGAACCTGGACTGGACATGGACTGCAGAGAGTCCTACACGTTCAACCCAGCCCTGCTCGGGCAGCCCTGCGAAGCTGAGGAGTACCGCATCACCAGTGCTGCCGCCACCAGTGAGCTGGAGGAGATCCTGGATTTCATGCTCTGCGGCTCCGACATCGAGCCGCCCATGGAGTCTCTGGAGAGTCCCCGGGCTGAGGGCTGCAGGACCCCGAGTTACCACCTGACAGAAACAGGCAAGACCTGGATTGAAGGGGAAGAATGGTGTTTGCCGGACGTGGAGCTCTGGCCCAGGGAGctcacgggactggaaaaggaacCTCTTTGTGAGAACAAAGGGCCAGCTGAGCCCTTCAGCCCCCTAGACCTGCCCTCTGAGAACAAAGAGCCAGCTGAGCCCTTCAGCCCCCTTGTCATGCCCTCCGAGGTAAGTGAGGGGGAGGTGTTTTCAGTGGGAGGCTCTTGGACTCCAGACCTGGAAATTagcagctcccagccactggaaGGTCAGAGAGACAAACTTCTCCACATGGACTCCCTTGACCCTCCCCAAAGGTCCTATGGAGACCTCTCGCCTCCCTGTTCAAACTGGGTGGACGCTGGCCTGGAAGTGTCCCTATCAATGGATGAGGTATTATACCCAGCTCCAGAGGCAGGCAAGGAGGGATCTGGCAGCTCTGAGTGGGCGGGTCCACTTCCTGCCAGCCCTGAAGAGGAGATTGATGTAGGCTCACTGTCAGAGGGGATTCTACCAACGAATATTCTCTGCGTGTGGCCTGACCCTTCCTCAGAGTCAGAAACGGAGGTAGACATACTAACGTAG